A single window of Carassius auratus strain Wakin chromosome 9, ASM336829v1, whole genome shotgun sequence DNA harbors:
- the crfb4 gene encoding cytokine receptor family member b4 — MSASSCVSRLVLFYIFCVTAERIPAPENVRRISVNMGLVLEWDPPQNTTNTLLNYTAEMQGWSNYEPVCRSSSALSCDFTDKVSIFGSYHLRVRAELHGESSDWVETENFSLDKITEISAPHVELRSRKGQTEVDITDPPMKKKNLRHVFGNISYRIRFWKDGETKKEELIREQNRVVLPKLEPLVKYCVEVEILYLTNKSLTSNITCLTNTSSNEVESWLIAVVLLGSFLVVLFAVVLIFLAVWFGYRGCRIIFPDTDLPEDLKKFLSQQLQSSVLWAMQESTPVKEHCCELRILHKEPISSPDNQQIEGPLRIHTYKNECCTGANVKQSSEEKSQMILATEQEPLLAEMRP; from the exons ATGAGCGCTTCGTCCTGTGTGTCCAGGCTCGTGTTGTTTTATATCTTCTGCGTCACAGCAG AGAGGATCCCGGCCCCTGAGAATGTGAGAAGGATATCTGTGAACATGGGACTGGTTTTGGAATGGGATCCACCACAAAACACCACCAATACTCTGTTGAACTACACTGCTGAGATGCA AGGATGGAGTAATTATGAGCCAGTGTGTCGAAGCAGCTCGGCACTAAGCTGTGATTTCACTGACAAAGTTTCCATTTTTGGATCCTACCATCTTCGTGTTCGGGCAGAGCTACATGGAGAATCTTCTGACTGGGTGGAAACTGAAAATTTTTCATTGGATAAAATAA CTGAGATAAGCGCTCCTCATGTAGAACTGAGAAGCAGAAAAGGACAAACAGAAGTTGATATCACTGATCCTCCTATGAAAAAGAAGAATTTGAGGCATGTCTTTGGAAACATTTCCTACCGCATTCGTTTCTGGAAAGATGGAGAAACAAAAAAG GAAGAGCTGATAAGAGAGCAGAACAGAGTTGTGTTACCAAAACTGGAGCCTCTTGTAAAATACTGCGTGGAAGTAGAGATTCTGTATCTGACGAATAAAAGTCTGACCAGCAACATCACCTGTTTAACCAACACCTCCAGCA ATGAAGTGGAGTCTTGGCTGATCGCAGTTGTGCTCCTGGGCAGTTTTCTGGTAGTGTTATTTGCTGTGGTCCTGATCTTTCTGGCTGTGTGGTTTGGCTACAGAGGATGCCGAATTATTTTCCCTGATACTGACCTCCCAGAGGACCTAAAAAAA TTTTTGTCACAACAGTTGCAGTCTTCAGTGCTTTGGGCCATGCAGGAGAGCACGCCAGTGAAGGAGCACTGTTGTGAGCTGAGGATATTACACAAGGAGCCAATCAGTTCTCCGGACAATCAGCAGATAGAAGGACCACTCAGGATTCATACCTATAAGAATGAGTGTTGTACAGGAGCTAATGTAAAACAGAGCAGTGAGGAGAAATCTCAAATGATCCTCGCAACAGAACAGGAGCCATTGCTTGCTGAAATGAGACCGTAG